The Anopheles coluzzii chromosome 2, AcolN3, whole genome shotgun sequence genome window below encodes:
- the LOC120947247 gene encoding dynamin isoform X3 — translation MESLIPIVNKLQDAFTQMGVHMQLDLPQIAVVGGQSAGKSSVLENFVGRDFLPRGSGIVTRRPLILQLINGTVEFGEFLHQKGKKFSNFEEIRQEIEAETDRITGSNKGISNIPINLRVYSPHVLNLTLIDLPGLTKVPIGDQPADIENQIKGMIFQFIRKETCLILAVTPANTDLANSDALKLAKEVDPQGVRTIGVITKLDLMDEGTDARDILENKLLPLRRGYIGVVNRSQKDIEGRKDIHAALAAERKFFLSHPSYRHIADRLGTPYLQKVLNQQLTNHIRDTLPALRDRLQKQMLTLEKDVDQYKHFRPDDPSIKTKAMLQMIQQLQSDFERTIEGSGSALVNTNELSGGAKINRIFHERLRFEIVKMSCDEKELRREISFAIRNIHGIRVGLFTPDMAFEAIVKKQISQLKEPILKCVDLTVLELSNVVRICTDKMARYPRLRDETERIITTHIRQCEQKAKEQMMLLIDYELAYMNTNHEDFIGFANAQSKTENAVKTGTRNLGSQVIRKGHMCIQNLGIMKGGSRPYWFVLTSESISWFKDEDEKEKKFMLPLDGLKLRDIEQGFMSRRHTFGLFNPDGRNVYKDYKQLELSCESTDDVDSWKASFLRAGVYPEKDTPANGDEESGGESGPTGQSLDPQLERQVETIRNLVESYMRIVTKTTRDMVPKAIMMLIINNTKDFINGELLAHLYATGDQASMMEESADEAQKREEMLRMYHACKEALRIIGDVSMATFSTPVPPPVKNDWLSSGLDNPRLSPPSPGGPRKAAPQQQGSLSSMGAPAGRGPPPAPASARPAPAIPNRPGGGAAPPLPGGRPGGQALPAPLIPSRPGGGGSVAGMAQMLPASTRQQINQQVGQAVTNAAMNELSNVFASKFNRPAQNAPPRLPDRPYNAMGRP, via the exons aTGGAGTCACTGATTCCGATCGTGAACAAGCTGCAGGATGCGTTCACGCAGATGGGGGTGCATATGCAGCTTGACCTGCCACAGATCGCGGTGGTCGGCGGCCAGTCGGCAGGAAAATCGTCCGTGCTGGAAAATTTCGTCGGAAG AGATTTCCTCCCCCGAGGATCCGGCATCGTAACGCGACGACCATTGATTTTACAGCTAATCAATGGAACTGTGG AATTTGGAGAGTTCCTTCATCAGAAGGGTAAGAAGTTCTCCAACTTTGAGGAGATTCGGCAGGAGATCGAAGCGGAAACCGATCGCATCACCGGTAGCAACAAGGGTATCTCAAACATACCGATTAATCTTCGCGTGTACTCGCCGCATG TACTCAACTTGACGCTTATCGATTTGCCCGGTTTGACGAAGGTACCGATCGGCGACCAGCCAGCCGACATTGAGAACCAGATCAAGGGCATGATCTTTCAGTTCATCCGCAAGGAAACGTGTCTGATTTTGGCCGTCACGCCCGCCAACACCGATTTGGCCAACAGTGATGCGCTCAAGCTGGCCAAAGAGGTCGACCCGCAGGGCGTCCGGACGATCGGTGTCATCACCAAGCTCGATCTGATGGACGAGGGAACGGATGCGCGCGATATTCTAGAGAAcaagctgctgccgttgcGTCGTGGCTACATCGGCGTGGTGAACCGGTCGCAAAAGGATATCGAGGGCAGAAAGGACATCCATGCGGCCCTGGCCGCGGAGCGCAAGTTCTTCCTGAGCCATCCGAGCTATCGGCACATTGCCGATCGGCTCGGCACGCCGTATCTGCAGAAGGTGCTCAATCAGCAGCTGACCAACCATATCCGTGATACGCTGCCGGCGCTGCGCGATCGGCTACAGAAGCAGATGCTAACGCTGGAGAAGGATGTGGATCAGTACAAACATTTCCGCCCGGACGATCCAAGCATCAAGACGAAGGCTATGCTGCA AATGATCCAGCAACTGCAGTCGGATTTCGAGCGCACAATTGAAGGTTCCGGTTCGGCGCTAGTCAACACGAACGAACTTTCTGGCGGTGCCAAGATCAATAGAATATTCCACGAGCGATTGCGTTTCGAGATCGTCAAGATGTCGTGCGACGAGAAGGAGCTGCGGCGTGAAATTTCGTTCGCCATTCGCAATATTCACGGTATTCGTGTCGGTCTGTTCACCCCGGACATGGCGTTCGAGGCGATCGTCAAGAAACAAATCTCCCAGCTCAAGGAACCGATCCTGAAGTGTGTCGATCTGACCGTCTTGGAGCTGTCTAATGTTGTGAGAATTTGCACAGACAAG ATGGCTCGTTATCCGCGTTTGCGCGATGAGACGGAGCGTATCATTACTACGCACATTCGCCAGTGCGAACAAAAGGCCAAAGAGcagatgatgctgctgatcgACTACGAGCTGGCCTACATGAACACCAACCATGAGGATTTCATCGGTTTCGCAAA TGCTCAAAGCAAAACCGAAAATGCGGTCAAGACGGGCACTCGCAACCTTGGCTCGCAAGTGATCCGCAAGGGACACATGTGCATTCAAAACCTCGGCATCATGAAGGGTGGCTCGAGACCGTACTGGTTCGTGCTAACGTCCGAGAGCATCTCGTGGTTCAAGGATGAGGacgagaaggagaagaaattTATGCTGCCCCTGGACGGGCTGAAGCTCCGTGACATTGAGCAAGGATTCATGTCCCGGCGACACACGTTCGGTCTGTTCAATCCAGACGGACGTAACGTTTACAAG GATTACAAGCAATTGGAGCTGTCTTGCGAAAGCACTGATGATGTGGATTCATGGAAAGCATCCTTCCTGCGTGCGGGTGTGTACCCTGAAAAGGATACTCCCGCCAACGGAGATGAG GAGAGTGGAGGCGAAAGTGGTCCAACTGGACAGTCCCTTGATCCGCAGCTGGAGCGCCAGGTAGAGACGATACGCAATCTTGTCGAATCGTACATGCGCATCGTCACCAAAACTACCCGTGACATGGTTCCGAAAGCTATTATGATGCTCATCATTAACAATACCAAGGATTTCATCAACGGCGAGCTGTTGGCGCATTTGTACGCTACCGGCGATCAG GCCTCGATGATGGAGGAAAGCGCGGACGAAGCACAAAAACGTGAAGAAATGTTGCGAATGTATCACGCGTGCAAGGAAGCGCTGCGTATTATTG GTGACGTATCGATGGCTACCTTCTCTACGCCCGTACCACCACCGGTGAAAAATGATTGGTTGTCGAGCGGTCTCGACAACCCGCGGCTGTCTCCCCCGAGCCCGGGCGGTCCGCGTAAAGCTGCACCACAGCAGCAG GGTTCGCTCAGCTCTATGGGAGCTCCGGCTGGCCGgggaccaccaccagcaccagctaGTGCTAGGCCGGCTCCGGCAATACCGAACCGACCTGGAGGTGGTGCCGCACCACCCCTGCCCGGTGGCCGTCCAGGTGGCCAGGCACTACCGGCACCATTGATTCCATC GCGtccgggtggtggtggctccGTTGCTGGCATGGCACAGATGCTTCCTGCCAGCACCAGGCAACAGATCAACCAGCAGGTCGGACAGGCCGTCACCAATGCCGCCATGAACGAACTGTCGAATGTGTTCGCCTCGAAGTTCAA TCGACCTGCCCAGAATGCGCCACCGCGCCTACCGGACCGACCGTACAATGCCATGGGCCGGCCATGA
- the LOC120947247 gene encoding dynamin isoform X1, whose translation MESLIPIVNKLQDAFTQMGVHMQLDLPQIAVVGGQSAGKSSVLENFVGRDFLPRGSGIVTRRPLILQLINGTVEFGEFLHQKGKKFSNFEEIRQEIEAETDRITGSNKGISNIPINLRVYSPHVLNLTLIDLPGLTKVPIGDQPADIENQIKGMIFQFIRKETCLILAVTPANTDLANSDALKLAKEVDPQGVRTIGVITKLDLMDEGTDARDILENKLLPLRRGYIGVVNRSQKDIEGRKDIHAALAAERKFFLSHPSYRHIADRLGTPYLQKVLNQQLTNHIRDTLPALRDRLQKQMLTLEKDVDQYKHFRPDDPSIKTKAMLQMIQQLQSDFERTIEGSGSALVNTNELSGGAKINRIFHERLRFEIVKMSCDEKELRREISFAIRNIHGIRVGLFTPDMAFEAIVKKQISQLKEPILKCVDLTVLELSNVVRICTDKMARYPRLRDETERIITTHIRQCEQKAKEQMMLLIDYELAYMNTNHEDFIGFANAQSKTENAVKTGTRNLGSQVIRKGHMCIQNLGIMKGGSRPYWFVLTSESISWFKDEDEKEKKFMLPLDGLKLRDIEQGFMSRRHTFGLFNPDGRNVYKDYKQLELSCESTDDVDSWKASFLRAGVYPEKDTPANGDEKLLSHQQSLVDDVSKTDTEESGGESGPTGQSLDPQLERQVETIRNLVESYMRIVTKTTRDMVPKAIMMLIINNTKDFINGELLAHLYATGDQASMMEESADEAQKREEMLRMYHACKEALRIIGDVSMATFSTPVPPPVKNDWLSSGLDNPRLSPPSPGGPRKAAPQQQGSLSSMGAPAGRGPPPAPASARPAPAIPNRPGGGAAPPLPGGRPGGQALPAPLIPSRPGGGGSVAGMAQMLPASTRQQINQQVGQAVTNAAMNELSNVFASKFNRPAQNAPPRLPDRPYNAMGRP comes from the exons aTGGAGTCACTGATTCCGATCGTGAACAAGCTGCAGGATGCGTTCACGCAGATGGGGGTGCATATGCAGCTTGACCTGCCACAGATCGCGGTGGTCGGCGGCCAGTCGGCAGGAAAATCGTCCGTGCTGGAAAATTTCGTCGGAAG AGATTTCCTCCCCCGAGGATCCGGCATCGTAACGCGACGACCATTGATTTTACAGCTAATCAATGGAACTGTGG AATTTGGAGAGTTCCTTCATCAGAAGGGTAAGAAGTTCTCCAACTTTGAGGAGATTCGGCAGGAGATCGAAGCGGAAACCGATCGCATCACCGGTAGCAACAAGGGTATCTCAAACATACCGATTAATCTTCGCGTGTACTCGCCGCATG TACTCAACTTGACGCTTATCGATTTGCCCGGTTTGACGAAGGTACCGATCGGCGACCAGCCAGCCGACATTGAGAACCAGATCAAGGGCATGATCTTTCAGTTCATCCGCAAGGAAACGTGTCTGATTTTGGCCGTCACGCCCGCCAACACCGATTTGGCCAACAGTGATGCGCTCAAGCTGGCCAAAGAGGTCGACCCGCAGGGCGTCCGGACGATCGGTGTCATCACCAAGCTCGATCTGATGGACGAGGGAACGGATGCGCGCGATATTCTAGAGAAcaagctgctgccgttgcGTCGTGGCTACATCGGCGTGGTGAACCGGTCGCAAAAGGATATCGAGGGCAGAAAGGACATCCATGCGGCCCTGGCCGCGGAGCGCAAGTTCTTCCTGAGCCATCCGAGCTATCGGCACATTGCCGATCGGCTCGGCACGCCGTATCTGCAGAAGGTGCTCAATCAGCAGCTGACCAACCATATCCGTGATACGCTGCCGGCGCTGCGCGATCGGCTACAGAAGCAGATGCTAACGCTGGAGAAGGATGTGGATCAGTACAAACATTTCCGCCCGGACGATCCAAGCATCAAGACGAAGGCTATGCTGCA AATGATCCAGCAACTGCAGTCGGATTTCGAGCGCACAATTGAAGGTTCCGGTTCGGCGCTAGTCAACACGAACGAACTTTCTGGCGGTGCCAAGATCAATAGAATATTCCACGAGCGATTGCGTTTCGAGATCGTCAAGATGTCGTGCGACGAGAAGGAGCTGCGGCGTGAAATTTCGTTCGCCATTCGCAATATTCACGGTATTCGTGTCGGTCTGTTCACCCCGGACATGGCGTTCGAGGCGATCGTCAAGAAACAAATCTCCCAGCTCAAGGAACCGATCCTGAAGTGTGTCGATCTGACCGTCTTGGAGCTGTCTAATGTTGTGAGAATTTGCACAGACAAG ATGGCTCGTTATCCGCGTTTGCGCGATGAGACGGAGCGTATCATTACTACGCACATTCGCCAGTGCGAACAAAAGGCCAAAGAGcagatgatgctgctgatcgACTACGAGCTGGCCTACATGAACACCAACCATGAGGATTTCATCGGTTTCGCAAA TGCTCAAAGCAAAACCGAAAATGCGGTCAAGACGGGCACTCGCAACCTTGGCTCGCAAGTGATCCGCAAGGGACACATGTGCATTCAAAACCTCGGCATCATGAAGGGTGGCTCGAGACCGTACTGGTTCGTGCTAACGTCCGAGAGCATCTCGTGGTTCAAGGATGAGGacgagaaggagaagaaattTATGCTGCCCCTGGACGGGCTGAAGCTCCGTGACATTGAGCAAGGATTCATGTCCCGGCGACACACGTTCGGTCTGTTCAATCCAGACGGACGTAACGTTTACAAG GATTACAAGCAATTGGAGCTGTCTTGCGAAAGCACTGATGATGTGGATTCATGGAAAGCATCCTTCCTGCGTGCGGGTGTGTACCCTGAAAAGGATACTCCCGCCAACGGAGATGAG AAATTGCTATCGCATCAGCAATCTCTAGTAGATGATGTTAGTAAGACAGATACTGAA GAGAGTGGAGGCGAAAGTGGTCCAACTGGACAGTCCCTTGATCCGCAGCTGGAGCGCCAGGTAGAGACGATACGCAATCTTGTCGAATCGTACATGCGCATCGTCACCAAAACTACCCGTGACATGGTTCCGAAAGCTATTATGATGCTCATCATTAACAATACCAAGGATTTCATCAACGGCGAGCTGTTGGCGCATTTGTACGCTACCGGCGATCAG GCCTCGATGATGGAGGAAAGCGCGGACGAAGCACAAAAACGTGAAGAAATGTTGCGAATGTATCACGCGTGCAAGGAAGCGCTGCGTATTATTG GTGACGTATCGATGGCTACCTTCTCTACGCCCGTACCACCACCGGTGAAAAATGATTGGTTGTCGAGCGGTCTCGACAACCCGCGGCTGTCTCCCCCGAGCCCGGGCGGTCCGCGTAAAGCTGCACCACAGCAGCAG GGTTCGCTCAGCTCTATGGGAGCTCCGGCTGGCCGgggaccaccaccagcaccagctaGTGCTAGGCCGGCTCCGGCAATACCGAACCGACCTGGAGGTGGTGCCGCACCACCCCTGCCCGGTGGCCGTCCAGGTGGCCAGGCACTACCGGCACCATTGATTCCATC GCGtccgggtggtggtggctccGTTGCTGGCATGGCACAGATGCTTCCTGCCAGCACCAGGCAACAGATCAACCAGCAGGTCGGACAGGCCGTCACCAATGCCGCCATGAACGAACTGTCGAATGTGTTCGCCTCGAAGTTCAA TCGACCTGCCCAGAATGCGCCACCGCGCCTACCGGACCGACCGTACAATGCCATGGGCCGGCCATGA
- the LOC120947247 gene encoding dynamin isoform X2 — translation MESLIPIVNKLQDAFTQMGVHMQLDLPQIAVVGGQSAGKSSVLENFVGRDFLPRGSGIVTRRPLILQLINGTVEFGEFLHQKGKKFSNFEEIRQEIEAETDRITGSNKGISNIPINLRVYSPHVLNLTLIDLPGLTKVPIGDQPADIENQIKGMIFQFIRKETCLILAVTPANTDLANSDALKLAKEVDPQGVRTIGVITKLDLMDEGTDARDILENKLLPLRRGYIGVVNRSQKDIEGRKDIHAALAAERKFFLSHPSYRHIADRLGTPYLQKVLNQQLTNHIRDTLPALRDRLQKQMLTLEKDVDQYKHFRPDDPSIKTKAMLQMIQQLQSDFERTIEGSGSALVNTNELSGGAKINRIFHERLRFEIVKMSCDEKELRREISFAIRNIHGIRVGLFTPDMAFEAIVKKQISQLKEPILKCVDLTVLELSNVVRICTDKMARYPRLRDETERIITTHIRQCEQKAKEQMMLLIDYELAYMNTNHEDFIGFANAQSKTENAVKTGTRNLGSQVIRKGHMCIQNLGIMKGGSRPYWFVLTSESISWFKDEDEKEKKFMLPLDGLKLRDIEQGFMSRRHTFGLFNPDGRNVYKDYKQLELSCESTDDVDSWKASFLRAGVYPEKDTPANGDETEAEESGGESGPTGQSLDPQLERQVETIRNLVESYMRIVTKTTRDMVPKAIMMLIINNTKDFINGELLAHLYATGDQASMMEESADEAQKREEMLRMYHACKEALRIIGDVSMATFSTPVPPPVKNDWLSSGLDNPRLSPPSPGGPRKAAPQQQGSLSSMGAPAGRGPPPAPASARPAPAIPNRPGGGAAPPLPGGRPGGQALPAPLIPSRPGGGGSVAGMAQMLPASTRQQINQQVGQAVTNAAMNELSNVFASKFNRPAQNAPPRLPDRPYNAMGRP, via the exons aTGGAGTCACTGATTCCGATCGTGAACAAGCTGCAGGATGCGTTCACGCAGATGGGGGTGCATATGCAGCTTGACCTGCCACAGATCGCGGTGGTCGGCGGCCAGTCGGCAGGAAAATCGTCCGTGCTGGAAAATTTCGTCGGAAG AGATTTCCTCCCCCGAGGATCCGGCATCGTAACGCGACGACCATTGATTTTACAGCTAATCAATGGAACTGTGG AATTTGGAGAGTTCCTTCATCAGAAGGGTAAGAAGTTCTCCAACTTTGAGGAGATTCGGCAGGAGATCGAAGCGGAAACCGATCGCATCACCGGTAGCAACAAGGGTATCTCAAACATACCGATTAATCTTCGCGTGTACTCGCCGCATG TACTCAACTTGACGCTTATCGATTTGCCCGGTTTGACGAAGGTACCGATCGGCGACCAGCCAGCCGACATTGAGAACCAGATCAAGGGCATGATCTTTCAGTTCATCCGCAAGGAAACGTGTCTGATTTTGGCCGTCACGCCCGCCAACACCGATTTGGCCAACAGTGATGCGCTCAAGCTGGCCAAAGAGGTCGACCCGCAGGGCGTCCGGACGATCGGTGTCATCACCAAGCTCGATCTGATGGACGAGGGAACGGATGCGCGCGATATTCTAGAGAAcaagctgctgccgttgcGTCGTGGCTACATCGGCGTGGTGAACCGGTCGCAAAAGGATATCGAGGGCAGAAAGGACATCCATGCGGCCCTGGCCGCGGAGCGCAAGTTCTTCCTGAGCCATCCGAGCTATCGGCACATTGCCGATCGGCTCGGCACGCCGTATCTGCAGAAGGTGCTCAATCAGCAGCTGACCAACCATATCCGTGATACGCTGCCGGCGCTGCGCGATCGGCTACAGAAGCAGATGCTAACGCTGGAGAAGGATGTGGATCAGTACAAACATTTCCGCCCGGACGATCCAAGCATCAAGACGAAGGCTATGCTGCA AATGATCCAGCAACTGCAGTCGGATTTCGAGCGCACAATTGAAGGTTCCGGTTCGGCGCTAGTCAACACGAACGAACTTTCTGGCGGTGCCAAGATCAATAGAATATTCCACGAGCGATTGCGTTTCGAGATCGTCAAGATGTCGTGCGACGAGAAGGAGCTGCGGCGTGAAATTTCGTTCGCCATTCGCAATATTCACGGTATTCGTGTCGGTCTGTTCACCCCGGACATGGCGTTCGAGGCGATCGTCAAGAAACAAATCTCCCAGCTCAAGGAACCGATCCTGAAGTGTGTCGATCTGACCGTCTTGGAGCTGTCTAATGTTGTGAGAATTTGCACAGACAAG ATGGCTCGTTATCCGCGTTTGCGCGATGAGACGGAGCGTATCATTACTACGCACATTCGCCAGTGCGAACAAAAGGCCAAAGAGcagatgatgctgctgatcgACTACGAGCTGGCCTACATGAACACCAACCATGAGGATTTCATCGGTTTCGCAAA TGCTCAAAGCAAAACCGAAAATGCGGTCAAGACGGGCACTCGCAACCTTGGCTCGCAAGTGATCCGCAAGGGACACATGTGCATTCAAAACCTCGGCATCATGAAGGGTGGCTCGAGACCGTACTGGTTCGTGCTAACGTCCGAGAGCATCTCGTGGTTCAAGGATGAGGacgagaaggagaagaaattTATGCTGCCCCTGGACGGGCTGAAGCTCCGTGACATTGAGCAAGGATTCATGTCCCGGCGACACACGTTCGGTCTGTTCAATCCAGACGGACGTAACGTTTACAAG GATTACAAGCAATTGGAGCTGTCTTGCGAAAGCACTGATGATGTGGATTCATGGAAAGCATCCTTCCTGCGTGCGGGTGTGTACCCTGAAAAGGATACTCCCGCCAACGGAGATGAG ACGGAAGCGGAG GAGAGTGGAGGCGAAAGTGGTCCAACTGGACAGTCCCTTGATCCGCAGCTGGAGCGCCAGGTAGAGACGATACGCAATCTTGTCGAATCGTACATGCGCATCGTCACCAAAACTACCCGTGACATGGTTCCGAAAGCTATTATGATGCTCATCATTAACAATACCAAGGATTTCATCAACGGCGAGCTGTTGGCGCATTTGTACGCTACCGGCGATCAG GCCTCGATGATGGAGGAAAGCGCGGACGAAGCACAAAAACGTGAAGAAATGTTGCGAATGTATCACGCGTGCAAGGAAGCGCTGCGTATTATTG GTGACGTATCGATGGCTACCTTCTCTACGCCCGTACCACCACCGGTGAAAAATGATTGGTTGTCGAGCGGTCTCGACAACCCGCGGCTGTCTCCCCCGAGCCCGGGCGGTCCGCGTAAAGCTGCACCACAGCAGCAG GGTTCGCTCAGCTCTATGGGAGCTCCGGCTGGCCGgggaccaccaccagcaccagctaGTGCTAGGCCGGCTCCGGCAATACCGAACCGACCTGGAGGTGGTGCCGCACCACCCCTGCCCGGTGGCCGTCCAGGTGGCCAGGCACTACCGGCACCATTGATTCCATC GCGtccgggtggtggtggctccGTTGCTGGCATGGCACAGATGCTTCCTGCCAGCACCAGGCAACAGATCAACCAGCAGGTCGGACAGGCCGTCACCAATGCCGCCATGAACGAACTGTCGAATGTGTTCGCCTCGAAGTTCAA TCGACCTGCCCAGAATGCGCCACCGCGCCTACCGGACCGACCGTACAATGCCATGGGCCGGCCATGA
- the LOC120947247 gene encoding dynamin isoform X4, protein MESLIPIVNKLQDAFTQMGVHMQLDLPQIAVVGGQSAGKSSVLENFVGRDFLPRGSGIVTRRPLILQLINGTVEFGEFLHQKGKKFSNFEEIRQEIEAETDRITGSNKGISNIPINLRVYSPHVLNLTLIDLPGLTKVPIGDQPADIENQIKGMIFQFIRKETCLILAVTPANTDLANSDALKLAKEVDPQGVRTIGVITKLDLMDEGTDARDILENKLLPLRRGYIGVVNRSQKDIEGRKDIHAALAAERKFFLSHPSYRHIADRLGTPYLQKVLNQQLTNHIRDTLPALRDRLQKQMLTLEKDVDQYKHFRPDDPSIKTKAMLQMIQQLQSDFERTIEGSGSALVNTNELSGGAKINRIFHERLRFEIVKMSCDEKELRREISFAIRNIHGIRVGLFTPDMAFEAIVKKQISQLKEPILKCVDLTVLELSNVVRICTDKMARYPRLRDETERIITTHIRQCEQKAKEQMMLLIDYELAYMNTNHEDFIGFANAQSKTENAVKTGTRNLGSQVIRKGHMCIQNLGIMKGGSRPYWFVLTSESISWFKDEDEKEKKFMLPLDGLKLRDIEQGFMSRRHTFGLFNPDGRNVYKDYKQLELSCESTDDVDSWKASFLRAGVYPEKDTPANGDEKLLSHQQSLVDDVSKTDTEESGGESGPTGQSLDPQLERQVETIRNLVESYMRIVTKTTRDMVPKAIMMLIINNTKDFINGELLAHLYATGDQASMMEESADEAQKREEMLRMYHACKEALRIIGDVSMATFSTPVPPPVKNDWLSSGLDNPRLSPPSPGGPRKAAPQQQGSLSSMGAPAGRGPPPAPASARPAPAIPNRPGGGAAPPLPGGRPGGQALPAPLIPSRPAQNAPPRLPDRPYNAMGRP, encoded by the exons aTGGAGTCACTGATTCCGATCGTGAACAAGCTGCAGGATGCGTTCACGCAGATGGGGGTGCATATGCAGCTTGACCTGCCACAGATCGCGGTGGTCGGCGGCCAGTCGGCAGGAAAATCGTCCGTGCTGGAAAATTTCGTCGGAAG AGATTTCCTCCCCCGAGGATCCGGCATCGTAACGCGACGACCATTGATTTTACAGCTAATCAATGGAACTGTGG AATTTGGAGAGTTCCTTCATCAGAAGGGTAAGAAGTTCTCCAACTTTGAGGAGATTCGGCAGGAGATCGAAGCGGAAACCGATCGCATCACCGGTAGCAACAAGGGTATCTCAAACATACCGATTAATCTTCGCGTGTACTCGCCGCATG TACTCAACTTGACGCTTATCGATTTGCCCGGTTTGACGAAGGTACCGATCGGCGACCAGCCAGCCGACATTGAGAACCAGATCAAGGGCATGATCTTTCAGTTCATCCGCAAGGAAACGTGTCTGATTTTGGCCGTCACGCCCGCCAACACCGATTTGGCCAACAGTGATGCGCTCAAGCTGGCCAAAGAGGTCGACCCGCAGGGCGTCCGGACGATCGGTGTCATCACCAAGCTCGATCTGATGGACGAGGGAACGGATGCGCGCGATATTCTAGAGAAcaagctgctgccgttgcGTCGTGGCTACATCGGCGTGGTGAACCGGTCGCAAAAGGATATCGAGGGCAGAAAGGACATCCATGCGGCCCTGGCCGCGGAGCGCAAGTTCTTCCTGAGCCATCCGAGCTATCGGCACATTGCCGATCGGCTCGGCACGCCGTATCTGCAGAAGGTGCTCAATCAGCAGCTGACCAACCATATCCGTGATACGCTGCCGGCGCTGCGCGATCGGCTACAGAAGCAGATGCTAACGCTGGAGAAGGATGTGGATCAGTACAAACATTTCCGCCCGGACGATCCAAGCATCAAGACGAAGGCTATGCTGCA AATGATCCAGCAACTGCAGTCGGATTTCGAGCGCACAATTGAAGGTTCCGGTTCGGCGCTAGTCAACACGAACGAACTTTCTGGCGGTGCCAAGATCAATAGAATATTCCACGAGCGATTGCGTTTCGAGATCGTCAAGATGTCGTGCGACGAGAAGGAGCTGCGGCGTGAAATTTCGTTCGCCATTCGCAATATTCACGGTATTCGTGTCGGTCTGTTCACCCCGGACATGGCGTTCGAGGCGATCGTCAAGAAACAAATCTCCCAGCTCAAGGAACCGATCCTGAAGTGTGTCGATCTGACCGTCTTGGAGCTGTCTAATGTTGTGAGAATTTGCACAGACAAG ATGGCTCGTTATCCGCGTTTGCGCGATGAGACGGAGCGTATCATTACTACGCACATTCGCCAGTGCGAACAAAAGGCCAAAGAGcagatgatgctgctgatcgACTACGAGCTGGCCTACATGAACACCAACCATGAGGATTTCATCGGTTTCGCAAA TGCTCAAAGCAAAACCGAAAATGCGGTCAAGACGGGCACTCGCAACCTTGGCTCGCAAGTGATCCGCAAGGGACACATGTGCATTCAAAACCTCGGCATCATGAAGGGTGGCTCGAGACCGTACTGGTTCGTGCTAACGTCCGAGAGCATCTCGTGGTTCAAGGATGAGGacgagaaggagaagaaattTATGCTGCCCCTGGACGGGCTGAAGCTCCGTGACATTGAGCAAGGATTCATGTCCCGGCGACACACGTTCGGTCTGTTCAATCCAGACGGACGTAACGTTTACAAG GATTACAAGCAATTGGAGCTGTCTTGCGAAAGCACTGATGATGTGGATTCATGGAAAGCATCCTTCCTGCGTGCGGGTGTGTACCCTGAAAAGGATACTCCCGCCAACGGAGATGAG AAATTGCTATCGCATCAGCAATCTCTAGTAGATGATGTTAGTAAGACAGATACTGAA GAGAGTGGAGGCGAAAGTGGTCCAACTGGACAGTCCCTTGATCCGCAGCTGGAGCGCCAGGTAGAGACGATACGCAATCTTGTCGAATCGTACATGCGCATCGTCACCAAAACTACCCGTGACATGGTTCCGAAAGCTATTATGATGCTCATCATTAACAATACCAAGGATTTCATCAACGGCGAGCTGTTGGCGCATTTGTACGCTACCGGCGATCAG GCCTCGATGATGGAGGAAAGCGCGGACGAAGCACAAAAACGTGAAGAAATGTTGCGAATGTATCACGCGTGCAAGGAAGCGCTGCGTATTATTG GTGACGTATCGATGGCTACCTTCTCTACGCCCGTACCACCACCGGTGAAAAATGATTGGTTGTCGAGCGGTCTCGACAACCCGCGGCTGTCTCCCCCGAGCCCGGGCGGTCCGCGTAAAGCTGCACCACAGCAGCAG GGTTCGCTCAGCTCTATGGGAGCTCCGGCTGGCCGgggaccaccaccagcaccagctaGTGCTAGGCCGGCTCCGGCAATACCGAACCGACCTGGAGGTGGTGCCGCACCACCCCTGCCCGGTGGCCGTCCAGGTGGCCAGGCACTACCGGCACCATTGATTCCATC TCGACCTGCCCAGAATGCGCCACCGCGCCTACCGGACCGACCGTACAATGCCATGGGCCGGCCATGA